In Caldicellulosiruptor obsidiansis OB47, a single window of DNA contains:
- a CDS encoding endo-1,4-beta-xylanase has translation MKKKLVKIVARLTLIIFIASICLFGTMSYYPIETKAAPDWSIPSLYESYKNDFRIGVAIPAKCLSNDTDRRMVLKHFNSLTAENEMKPESLLAGQTSTGLNYRFSTADAFVDFANTNNIGIRGHTLVWHSQTPDWFFKDSSGQRLTKDALLARLKQYIYDVVGRYKGKVYAWDVVNEAIDENQSDGYRRSTWYEICGPEYIEKAFIWAHEADPNAKLFYNDYNTEISKKRDFIYNMVKNLKSKGIPIHGIGMQCHINVNWPSVSEIENSIKLFSSIPGIEIHITELDMSLYNYGSSENYSTPPQDLLQKQAQKYKELFTMLKKYKDVVKSVTFWGLKDDYSWLRSFNGKNDWPLLFFEDYSAKPAYWAVIEASGASTTPAPTTTITPTPTPTPTATPTPTPTPTVTVAPTPTPSSSPATGGQIKVLYKNMETNATTNTIRPWLKVVNSGSSAIDLSRVTIRYWYTVDGDKTQSAVSDWAQIGASNVTFKFVKLSSSVSGADYYLEIGFKSGAGQLQPGKDTGEIQIRFNKSDWSNYNQGNDWSWAQSMTSYGENVKVTAYIDGVLVWGQEPSGATPAPTVTPKPTATPTVTPTPTVTTTPTPTPTPTPTPTPTATPTPTPTPTVTVAPTPTPSSSPATGGQIKVLYKNMETNATTNTIRPWLKVVNSGSSAIDLSRVTIRYWYTVDGDKTQSAVSDWAQIGASNVTFKFVKLSGSVSGADYYLEIGFKSGAGQLQPGKDTGEIQIRFNKSDWSNYNQGNDWSWAQSMTSYGENVKVTAYIDGVLVWGQEPSGATPAPVATPTPTPAPTATPTPTATATPTAAPTITPTPTITATPTPTPAPTSTPAYSDDTNDDWLYVSGNKIVDKDGRPVWLTGVNWFGYNTGTNVFDGVWSCNLKSTLAEIANRGFNLLRVPISAELILNWSQGIYPKPNINYYVNPELEGKNSLEVFDIVVQTCKEVGLKIMLDIHSIKTDAMGHIYPVWYDDKYTPEDFYKACEWITNRYKNDDTIIAFDLKNEPHGKPWQDATFAKWDDSTDINNWKYAAETCAKGILNINPNLLIVIEGIEAYPKDDVTWTSKSSSDYYSTWWGGNLRGVRKYPINLGKYQNKVVYSPHDYGPSVYQQPWFYPGFTKETLLQDCWRPNWVYIMEENIAPLLIGEWGGYLDGGDNEKWMKCLRDYIIENHIHHTFWCFNANSGDTGGLVEYDFTTWDESKYTFLKPALWQDSQGRFVGLDHKRPLGTNGKNINVTIYYNNNEPAPVPVTK, from the coding sequence ATGAAGAAAAAATTAGTTAAAATTGTAGCTCGCTTGACATTGATTATATTTATAGCAAGTATTTGTTTGTTTGGTACAATGAGTTATTATCCAATTGAAACCAAAGCAGCACCTGACTGGAGCATTCCAAGTTTATATGAGAGTTATAAGAATGATTTTAGGATAGGTGTAGCAATACCTGCAAAATGTTTGAGCAACGATACAGACAGAAGGATGGTATTGAAACATTTTAACAGTCTAACAGCGGAGAATGAAATGAAGCCAGAAAGTTTATTAGCTGGGCAAACAAGTACAGGCTTAAATTATAGATTTAGCACTGCTGATGCCTTTGTAGACTTTGCGAATACGAACAATATAGGAATTAGAGGACATACTTTAGTGTGGCACAGCCAGACGCCTGATTGGTTTTTTAAAGACAGCAGTGGACAAAGGTTAACCAAGGATGCGTTGTTAGCAAGATTGAAGCAATATATATATGATGTTGTAGGAAGGTATAAGGGAAAAGTATACGCATGGGACGTTGTAAATGAAGCTATTGATGAGAATCAGTCTGATGGTTATAGGCGTTCGACATGGTATGAGATTTGTGGACCAGAATACATTGAGAAAGCATTTATATGGGCACATGAAGCAGATCCCAACGCAAAGCTATTTTATAATGACTATAATACTGAGATTTCCAAGAAAAGAGATTTCATATACAACATGGTTAAAAATTTAAAATCAAAAGGAATACCAATACATGGTATTGGAATGCAATGCCATATAAATGTTAACTGGCCATCAGTTAGCGAAATAGAGAATAGCATAAAGTTATTCAGTTCAATACCAGGCATAGAAATTCATATAACAGAGCTTGATATGAGTTTATACAATTACGGATCAAGCGAAAACTATTCGACACCACCGCAGGACTTGCTTCAGAAGCAAGCTCAGAAGTACAAAGAATTATTTACAATGTTGAAGAAGTATAAGGATGTTGTAAAAAGTGTAACTTTTTGGGGATTAAAAGATGATTATTCATGGTTAAGATCTTTTAATGGCAAGAATGATTGGCCATTATTGTTTTTTGAGGATTACAGTGCAAAACCAGCTTATTGGGCAGTAATAGAAGCATCAGGGGCATCAACAACACCAGCTCCAACTACAACTATTACGCCAACCCCAACACCTACACCAACTGCTACTCCAACACCGACGCCGACACCGACAGTGACGGTGGCACCGACGCCAACACCGAGCAGCAGTCCGGCAACAGGTGGGCAGATAAAGGTATTGTATAAGAACATGGAGACAAATGCTACGACGAACACGATAAGACCGTGGTTGAAGGTAGTAAATAGTGGTAGCAGTGCGATAGATTTGAGCAGGGTAACGATAAGGTACTGGTACACGGTAGATGGAGACAAGACACAGAGTGCGGTAAGCGACTGGGCACAGATAGGAGCAAGCAATGTGACATTCAAGTTTGTGAAGCTGAGTAGTAGCGTAAGTGGAGCGGACTATTATTTAGAGATAGGATTTAAGAGTGGAGCGGGTCAGTTGCAGCCTGGGAAGGACACAGGGGAGATACAGATAAGGTTTAACAAGAGTGACTGGAGCAATTACAATCAGGGAAATGACTGGTCATGGGCACAGAGCATGACGAGTTATGGAGAGAATGTGAAGGTAACGGCGTATATAGATGGAGTGCTGGTATGGGGTCAGGAGCCGAGTGGAGCGACACCAGCCCCAACAGTAACACCGAAACCAACTGCGACACCAACAGTAACGCCAACCCCAACAGTGACAACAACGCCAACACCAACACCCACACCCACACCCACACCAACACCAACTGCTACTCCAACACCGACGCCGACACCGACAGTGACGGTGGCACCGACGCCAACACCGAGCAGCAGTCCGGCAACAGGTGGGCAGATAAAGGTATTGTATAAGAACATGGAGACAAATGCTACGACGAACACGATAAGACCGTGGTTGAAGGTAGTAAATAGTGGTAGCAGTGCGATAGATTTGAGCAGGGTAACGATAAGGTACTGGTACACGGTAGATGGAGACAAGACACAGAGTGCGGTAAGCGACTGGGCACAGATAGGAGCAAGCAATGTGACATTCAAGTTTGTGAAGCTGAGTGGTAGCGTAAGTGGAGCGGACTATTATTTAGAGATAGGATTTAAGAGTGGAGCGGGTCAGTTGCAGCCTGGGAAGGACACAGGGGAGATACAGATAAGGTTTAACAAGAGTGACTGGAGCAATTACAATCAGGGAAATGACTGGTCATGGGCACAGAGCATGACGAGTTATGGAGAGAATGTGAAGGTAACGGCGTATATAGATGGAGTGCTGGTATGGGGTCAGGAGCCGAGTGGAGCGACACCAGCCCCAGTAGCGACACCAACACCTACGCCAGCACCTACAGCAACTCCAACACCGACAGCGACAGCAACACCAACAGCTGCTCCAACAATCACGCCAACTCCAACAATCACAGCTACCCCGACTCCAACTCCCGCTCCAACATCCACACCGGCATATTCGGACGATACGAATGATGACTGGCTCTATGTAAGCGGCAACAAGATTGTTGATAAAGACGGCAGACCTGTTTGGCTAACAGGTGTGAACTGGTTCGGTTACAATACAGGAACGAATGTATTCGATGGTGTTTGGAGTTGTAATCTTAAAAGTACTCTTGCAGAAATAGCAAATAGAGGATTTAACTTATTGAGAGTACCAATCTCTGCAGAGTTGATTCTGAACTGGTCACAAGGTATTTATCCAAAGCCCAACATAAACTACTATGTAAATCCAGAGCTTGAGGGTAAAAATAGTCTTGAAGTATTTGATATTGTTGTGCAGACATGTAAAGAGGTCGGATTGAAAATTATGTTGGACATCCATAGCATAAAAACAGATGCGATGGGACATATATATCCAGTATGGTATGATGACAAATACACCCCAGAAGATTTCTACAAAGCTTGCGAATGGATTACGAATAGATATAAAAATGACGATACAATAATTGCCTTCGACCTAAAAAATGAGCCACATGGCAAACCTTGGCAAGATGCGACTTTTGCAAAATGGGATGATTCAACAGATATAAATAATTGGAAGTATGCGGCTGAGACGTGTGCGAAAGGAATACTCAACATAAATCCAAATCTTCTCATCGTAATAGAGGGAATTGAAGCATATCCGAAAGATGATGTGACATGGACTTCTAAATCCTCAAGCGATTACTACTCGACGTGGTGGGGTGGAAACCTGCGAGGTGTAAGGAAATATCCAATTAACCTTGGTAAATATCAAAACAAAGTGGTATATTCACCTCATGATTATGGGCCGTCTGTTTACCAACAACCGTGGTTCTATCCAGGCTTCACGAAAGAAACATTGCTTCAAGACTGCTGGCGTCCAAATTGGGTATACATTATGGAAGAAAATATAGCACCCTTGTTGATTGGAGAATGGGGTGGATACCTTGATGGAGGAGATAATGAAAAGTGGATGAAATGTTTGCGTGACTATATTATAGAAAATCATATACATCATACATTCTGGTGCTTTAACGCAAATTCAGGTGATACAGGCGGATTGGTAGAGTATGATTTCACAACATGGGATGAGAGTAAATACACATTCTTAAAACCTGCTCTGTGGCAAGACAGCCAAGGTAGATTTGTTGGATTAGATCACAAGCGACCTCTAGGTACGAATGGAAAGAATATTAACGTTACAATATACTATAATAACAATGAACCGGCACCAGTACCGGTCACAAAATAA
- a CDS encoding glycoside hydrolase family 48 protein, with amino-acid sequence MQRYRRIIAMVVTFIFILGVVYGVKPWQEVRAGSFNYGEALQKAIMFYEFQMSGKLPSWVRNNWRGDSALKDGQDNGLDLTGGWFDAGDHVKFNLPMSYTGTMLSWAVYEYKDAFVKSGQLEHILNQIEWVNDYFVKCHPSKYVYYYQVGDGSKDHAWWGPAEVMQMERPSFKVTQSSPGSTVVAETAASLAAASIVLKDRNPTKAATYLQHAKDLYEFAEVTKSDSGYTAANGYYNSWSGFYDELSWAAVWLYLATNDSTYLTKAESYVQNWPKISGSNTIDYKWAHCWDDVHNGAALLLAKITGKDTYKQIIEMHLDYWTTGYNGERIKYTPKGLAWLDQWGSLRYATTTAFLAFVYSDWAGCPSTKKETYRKFGESQIDYALGSAGRSFVVGFGTNPPKRPHHRTAHSSWADSQSIPSYHRHTLYGALVGGPGSDDSYTDDISNYVNNEVACDYNAGFVGALAKMYLLYGGNPIPNFKAIETPTNDEFFVEAGINASGTNFIEIKAIVNNQSGWPARATDKLKFRYFVDLSELIKAGYSPNQLTLSTNYNQGAKVSGPYVWDASKNIYYILVDFTGTLIYPGGQDKYKKEVQFRIAAPQNVQWDNSNDYSFQDIKGVSSGSVVKTKYIPLYDGDVKVWGEEPGTSGATPTPTPTVTATPTPTPTASVTPTPTPTQTTTPTPTPTPTVTPTPTVTATPTPVPSSSPATGGQIKVLYKNMETNATTNTIRPWLEVVNSGSSAIDLSRVTIRYWYTVDGDKAQSAVSDWAQIGASNVTFKFVKLSSSVSGADYYLEIGFKSGAGQLQPGKDTGEIQIRFNKSDWSNYNQGNDWSWAQSMTSYGENVKVTAYIDGVLVWGQEPSGATPAPTVTPTPTATPTVTPTPTVTPTPTVTATPTPVPSSSPATGGQIKVLYKNMETNATTNTIRPWLKVVNSGSSAIDLSRVTIRYWYTVDGDKAQSAISDWAQIGASNVTFKFVKLSSSVSGADYYLEIGFKSGAGQLQPGKDTGEIQIRFNKSDWSNYNQGNDWSWAQSMTSYGENVKVTAYIDGVLVWGQEPSGATAAPVATPTPTPAPTATPTPTPTPTPAPTPTSTLTPTSTPTPTPTPTVTVAPTPTPSSTPSGLGEYGQRFMWLWNKIHDPANGYFNQDGIPYHSVETLICEAPDYGHLTTSEAFSYYVWLEAVYGKLTGDWSKFKTAWDTLEKYMIPSAEDQPIRSYDPNKPATYAGEWETPDKYPSPLEFNVPVGKDPLHNELVSTYGSTLMYGMHWLMDVDNWYGYGKRGDGVSRASFINTFQRGPEESVWETVPHPSWEEFKWGGPNGFLDLFIKDQNYSKQWRYTDAPDADARAIQATYWAKVWAKEQGKFNEISSYVAKAAKMGDYLRYAMFDKYFKPLGCQDKNAAGGTGYDSAHYLLSWYYAWGGALDGAWSWKIGCSHAHFGYQNPMAAWALANDSDMKPKSPTGANDWAKSLKRQIEFYRWLQSAEGAIAGGATNSWNGRYEKYPAGTATFYGMAYEPNPVYRDPGSNTWFGFQAWSMQRVAEYYYVTGDKDAGALLEKWVSWIKSVVKLNSDGTFAIPSTLDWSGQPDTWKGTYTGNPNLHVKVVDYGTDLGITASLANALLYYSAGTKKYGVFDEEAKNLAKELLDRMWKLYRDNKGLSAPEKRADYKRFFEQEVYIPAGWTGKMPNGDVIKSGVKFIDIRSKYKQDPDWPKLEAAYKSGQVPEFRYHRFWAQCDIAIANATYEILFGNQ; translated from the coding sequence ATGCAGCGTTACAGAAGAATTATTGCAATGGTTGTAACCTTCATATTTATTTTAGGAGTGGTATATGGGGTTAAACCATGGCAGGAGGTTCGGGCTGGTTCATTTAACTATGGGGAAGCTTTACAAAAAGCTATTATGTTCTACGAATTTCAAATGTCTGGTAAACTTCCAAGTTGGGTACGCAACAACTGGCGTGGCGACTCAGCATTAAAAGATGGTCAAGACAATGGACTTGATTTGACAGGTGGTTGGTTTGACGCAGGTGATCACGTCAAGTTTAACCTTCCAATGTCATACACTGGTACAATGTTGTCATGGGCAGTGTATGAATACAAAGATGCATTTGTCAAGAGTGGTCAATTGGAACATATCTTAAACCAAATCGAATGGGTTAATGACTATTTTGTAAAATGCCATCCAAGCAAATATGTATACTACTACCAGGTTGGAGATGGCAGCAAGGACCATGCATGGTGGGGTCCTGCTGAGGTTATGCAAATGGAAAGGCCTTCATTTAAAGTTACACAAAGCAGTCCAGGTTCTACTGTAGTAGCAGAGACGGCAGCTTCTTTAGCAGCGGCCTCAATTGTTTTGAAAGACAGAAATCCCACTAAAGCAGCGACATATTTGCAACATGCAAAAGATTTATACGAGTTTGCGGAAGTTACAAAAAGCGATTCGGGTTACACAGCTGCAAATGGATATTATAATTCATGGAGCGGTTTCTATGATGAACTGTCATGGGCAGCGGTATGGTTGTATTTGGCAACAAATGATTCAACGTACTTAACAAAGGCAGAATCATACGTTCAAAACTGGCCCAAAATTTCAGGCAGCAATACAATCGACTACAAGTGGGCTCATTGCTGGGATGACGTTCATAATGGTGCGGCATTGTTGTTAGCGAAAATTACTGGAAAAGATACTTACAAACAAATTATTGAGATGCACTTAGATTATTGGACAACAGGTTACAATGGGGAAAGAATTAAGTATACTCCAAAAGGGTTGGCATGGCTTGATCAGTGGGGTTCGTTGAGATATGCAACAACTACAGCATTTTTGGCATTTGTTTATAGCGATTGGGCTGGCTGTCCAAGCACCAAAAAAGAAACATATAGAAAATTTGGAGAAAGCCAGATAGATTATGCATTGGGTTCAGCCGGAAGAAGTTTTGTTGTAGGATTTGGTACAAATCCACCCAAGAGACCACATCACAGAACTGCACATAGTTCGTGGGCAGACAGTCAGAGTATACCATCATACCATAGACATACATTGTATGGAGCACTTGTAGGCGGTCCGGGCTCTGATGATAGCTACACAGATGATATAAGCAACTATGTGAACAACGAGGTTGCATGTGATTATAATGCAGGGTTTGTGGGTGCATTAGCAAAGATGTATCTGTTGTATGGTGGCAATCCAATACCAAACTTCAAAGCTATTGAAACCCCAACAAACGACGAATTCTTTGTTGAAGCTGGTATAAATGCATCCGGAACTAACTTTATTGAAATTAAAGCGATAGTTAATAACCAAAGTGGTTGGCCTGCCAGAGCAACAGATAAGCTTAAATTTAGATATTTTGTTGACCTGAGCGAATTAATTAAAGCAGGATATTCACCAAATCAATTAACCTTGAGTACCAATTATAATCAAGGTGCAAAAGTAAGTGGACCTTATGTATGGGATGCAAGCAAGAATATATACTACATTTTAGTAGACTTTACTGGCACATTGATTTATCCAGGTGGCCAAGACAAATATAAGAAAGAAGTTCAATTTAGAATTGCAGCGCCACAGAATGTACAGTGGGATAATTCTAACGACTATTCATTCCAGGATATAAAGGGAGTTTCAAGTGGTTCAGTTGTTAAAACTAAATATATTCCACTTTATGATGGAGATGTAAAAGTATGGGGTGAGGAACCAGGAACTTCTGGAGCAACACCAACACCAACACCAACAGTAACTGCTACACCGACCCCAACACCAACTGCGAGTGTTACACCTACACCTACACCTACACAAACGACAACACCAACCCCAACCCCAACCCCAACAGTGACACCAACGCCAACTGTTACAGCGACACCGACACCAGTGCCGAGCAGCAGTCCGGCAACAGGTGGGCAGATAAAGGTATTGTATAAGAACATGGAGACAAATGCTACGACGAACACGATAAGGCCGTGGTTGGAGGTAGTAAATAGTGGTAGCAGTGCGATAGATTTGAGCAGGGTAACGATAAGGTACTGGTACACGGTAGATGGAGACAAGGCACAGAGTGCGGTAAGCGACTGGGCACAGATAGGAGCAAGCAATGTGACATTCAAGTTTGTGAAGCTGAGTAGTAGCGTAAGTGGAGCGGACTATTATTTAGAGATAGGATTTAAGAGTGGAGCGGGTCAGTTGCAGCCTGGGAAGGACACAGGGGAGATACAGATAAGGTTTAACAAGAGTGACTGGAGCAATTACAATCAGGGAAATGACTGGTCATGGGCACAGAGCATGACGAGTTATGGAGAGAATGTGAAGGTAACGGCGTATATAGATGGAGTGCTGGTATGGGGTCAGGAGCCGAGTGGAGCGACACCAGCCCCAACAGTAACACCGACCCCAACTGCGACACCAACAGTAACGCCAACCCCAACAGTGACACCAACGCCAACTGTTACAGCGACACCGACACCAGTGCCGAGCAGCAGTCCGGCAACAGGTGGGCAGATAAAGGTATTGTATAAGAACATGGAGACAAATGCTACGACGAACACGATAAGGCCGTGGTTGAAGGTAGTAAATAGTGGTAGCAGTGCGATAGATTTGAGCAGGGTAACGATAAGGTACTGGTACACGGTAGATGGAGACAAGGCACAGAGTGCGATAAGTGACTGGGCACAGATAGGAGCAAGCAATGTGACATTCAAGTTTGTGAAGCTGAGTAGTAGCGTAAGTGGAGCGGACTATTATTTAGAGATAGGATTTAAGAGTGGAGCGGGTCAGTTGCAGCCTGGGAAGGACACAGGGGAGATACAGATAAGGTTTAACAAGAGTGACTGGAGCAATTACAATCAGGGAAATGACTGGTCATGGGCACAGAGCATGACGAGTTATGGAGAGAATGTGAAGGTAACGGCGTATATAGATGGAGTGCTGGTATGGGGTCAGGAGCCGAGTGGAGCGACTGCAGCCCCAGTAGCGACACCAACACCTACGCCAGCACCTACAGCAACACCAACCCCAACACCAACTCCAACCCCGGCCCCAACACCAACGTCAACACTAACACCTACTTCAACACCAACCCCAACACCAACGCCGACGGTGACAGTTGCGCCTACACCGACACCTAGCAGCACACCGAGCGGGCTTGGCGAATATGGGCAGAGGTTTATGTGGTTGTGGAACAAGATCCATGATCCTGCGAACGGGTATTTTAACCAGGATGGGATACCATATCATTCGGTGGAGACACTGATATGCGAAGCACCTGATTATGGTCATTTGACCACGAGTGAGGCATTTTCGTACTATGTATGGTTGGAGGCAGTGTATGGGAAGTTGACGGGGGATTGGAGCAAATTTAAGACAGCATGGGACACATTAGAGAAGTATATGATACCGTCAGCGGAAGATCAGCCGATAAGGTCATATGATCCTAACAAGCCAGCGACATATGCAGGAGAGTGGGAGACACCGGACAAGTATCCATCGCCGTTGGAGTTTAATGTACCTGTTGGCAAAGACCCGTTGCATAATGAACTTGTGAGCACATATGGTAGCACATTGATGTATGGTATGCACTGGTTGATGGACGTAGACAACTGGTATGGATATGGCAAGAGAGGGGACGGAGTGAGCCGGGCATCATTTATCAATACGTTCCAGAGAGGACCAGAGGAGTCTGTATGGGAGACGGTGCCGCATCCGAGCTGGGAGGAATTCAAGTGGGGCGGACCGAATGGATTTTTAGACCTGTTTATTAAGGATCAGAACTATTCGAAGCAGTGGAGATACACGGATGCACCTGATGCGGATGCAAGAGCGATTCAAGCAACATATTGGGCGAAGGTATGGGCGAAGGAGCAAGGTAAGTTTAATGAGATAAGCAGCTATGTAGCGAAGGCGGCGAAGATGGGTGACTATTTGAGGTATGCGATGTTTGACAAGTATTTCAAGCCATTAGGATGTCAGGACAAGAATGCGGCTGGAGGAACAGGGTATGACAGTGCACATTATCTGCTGTCATGGTATTATGCATGGGGCGGAGCATTGGATGGAGCATGGTCATGGAAGATAGGGTGCAGCCATGCGCACTTTGGATATCAGAATCCGATGGCGGCATGGGCATTAGCGAATGATAGTGATATGAAGCCGAAGTCGCCGACCGGAGCGAACGACTGGGCGAAGAGTTTGAAGAGGCAGATAGAATTTTACAGGTGGTTGCAGTCAGCGGAGGGAGCGATAGCAGGAGGCGCGACAAATTCATGGAATGGCAGGTACGAGAAATATCCGGCAGGTACAGCGACATTTTATGGAATGGCGTATGAACCGAACCCGGTATATCGAGATCCTGGCAGCAACACATGGTTTGGATTCCAGGCATGGTCGATGCAGAGGGTAGCGGAGTATTACTATGTGACAGGAGATAAGGATGCAGGTGCACTGCTTGAGAAGTGGGTAAGCTGGATTAAGAGTGTAGTGAAGTTGAATAGTGATGGGACATTTGCGATACCGTCGACGCTTGATTGGAGCGGACAACCTGATACATGGAAGGGGACATATACAGGGAATCCGAATTTGCACGTTAAGGTAGTTGATTATGGTACAGATTTAGGTATAACAGCGTCGCTAGCGAATGCGTTGTTGTACTATAGTGCAGGGACGAAGAAGTATGGGGTATTTGATGAGGAAGCAAAGAATTTAGCGAAGGAATTGCTGGACAGGATGTGGAAGTTGTACAGGGATAACAAAGGTTTATCAGCGCCAGAGAAGAGAGCGGACTACAAGAGGTTCTTTGAGCAAGAGGTATATATACCGGCAGGATGGACAGGGAAGATGCCGAATGGAGATGTAATAAAGAGTGGAGTTAAGTTTATAGACATAAGGAGCAAGTACAAACAAGATCCTGATTGGCCGAAGTTAGAGGCGGCATACAAGTCAGGGCAGGTACCGGAGTTCAGATATCACAGGTTCTGGGCACAGTGCGACATAGCAATAGCTAATGCAACATATGAAATACTGTTTGGCAATCAATAA
- a CDS encoding helix-turn-helix domain-containing protein, whose translation MNIIPYHELRKISPEKARELIRKVFEANNKNISKTAKILGVSRHTVRRAVYGPVEDKSRKPKTCPKKLSSELENLIIQEAKKTGFRYRRLSLYLFRKYGVKISENTIKSILKRNSVPRKTRKTKKGERSLYDYESLIPFSEFQLDTKHLLDKESLPKEVYEHMIKYNLPCYEWNMIDVATRTRFTAYSYELSSTFGFMFITLVVLWLRTHNVRNPIRIRLDNGAEFCGGSEKKLKEWNEMLSFLGVELNPIPPKAKHLMGIIENSHRADDEYFLMIHAERCITKDEFMTRAQKWQDTWNFYRPHNGKGMNGRTPFEKFRDSKILVSSHVFQFPTLLLEDLLKKVGTFYSLFCNKLGGKYVFTTCLFHFRIVEKTFTYPCY comes from the coding sequence ATGAATATTATACCATATCATGAACTCAGAAAAATATCTCCTGAAAAGGCCAGAGAATTAATTCGAAAAGTATTTGAGGCAAATAACAAAAACATATCAAAAACTGCTAAAATATTAGGTGTATCAAGACACACTGTAAGAAGAGCAGTATATGGTCCTGTTGAGGATAAGTCTAGAAAGCCTAAAACTTGCCCTAAAAAACTTTCTTCTGAGCTTGAAAATCTCATTATCCAAGAGGCTAAAAAAACAGGATTCAGATACAGACGTCTTTCTCTTTATTTATTCAGAAAATATGGCGTTAAAATAAGTGAAAACACGATAAAATCTATTCTCAAAAGAAATAGTGTGCCGAGAAAGACAAGAAAGACGAAAAAGGGAGAAAGAAGTCTTTACGATTATGAGTCTCTCATCCCATTTTCTGAATTTCAGCTTGATACGAAACATCTTTTAGACAAAGAAAGCCTCCCAAAAGAAGTATATGAGCACATGATAAAATACAATCTACCGTGTTATGAGTGGAACATGATAGATGTTGCTACAAGGACAAGATTTACAGCTTATTCATATGAGCTTTCATCTACTTTTGGTTTTATGTTCATAACATTAGTAGTTTTATGGCTTAGGACACATAATGTAAGAAACCCAATAAGGATAAGATTAGATAATGGAGCAGAGTTTTGTGGTGGGAGCGAAAAAAAGCTAAAGGAGTGGAATGAGATGTTGTCATTTTTGGGAGTAGAGCTAAATCCTATTCCACCAAAAGCAAAACACTTGATGGGTATAATTGAAAATTCACATAGAGCAGATGATGAATATTTTTTGATGATTCATGCTGAAAGATGCATAACAAAAGACGAATTTATGACAAGAGCTCAAAAATGGCAGGATACGTGGAATTTTTATAGACCTCACAATGGTAAAGGAATGAATGGGAGGACACCTTTCGAAAAGTTTAGAGATTCAAAAATTCTGGTCTCCTCCCATGTATTTCAATTTCCTACTTTACTTCTTGAAGACTTATTAAAGAAAGTGGGGACTTTTTATTCTCTGTTCTGTAATAAATTAGGTGGTAAATATGTCTTCACCACGTGCCTTTTTCATTTTAGGATAGTAGAAAAAACCTTTACATATCCGTGTTACTAA